The Psychromonas sp. MME1 genome window below encodes:
- a CDS encoding tape measure protein has translation MSNLSLSLNIDTRTTGSESLKKLSGLIDELGEEAQHTHGEAKQLGARINELEQQKGAIASFRSLKKELGETTARLEQAKAKATALGREMGETDKPTKALSKSFNDAKKKLTALKTAEQQQTQSLQAMRGQLEQSGIKTNQLNNAQKQLAIQLRATDQWAEMLSNELEHQKRTLDKTATSTEKLTTKNKKTNQSFKEVTTGGKGFNGQLNKITTGLVAAGAAYVGINTVTGSIKDLLATGGKFEKLDTQMRGIMGSIEAGDKATEWVKDFAKNTPLQLDGVTKAFIKAKAYGLDPMDGTLQALTDSVSKLGGGQEELEGVVLAVGQAWSKQKLQAEEVNQLVERGIPVWSLLETALGKTTAELQKMSEKGQIGRKEMKLLIDEMAKSSAGSAKAMMTTWDGIVSNLYDNIDKVKNTIAKAGLLDTFKAELSGISTAIDEMAADGSLQTYAKEISDAIVGTLKTLKNGLVTVYEWREELATLAKVVLGIKLASMFGGFVSSAATATTALAGYSAGLLATASSAKAFTLSIGGIGLAIAAGHFAITEVTKYLIDYDKSINAAKESQARLVESNKEVKAKFAEFSEQVGITIKDIDQLDQLIEQGVIAWDNTANAYVNVANAAKAKADAIRKARQEEKQAILDASPMLAQIDAISTAITNQVSAIETAASSNKLGEWAEQFFIQFNPASIEQVATLTGTLDEINSRSDQLGNKLQSQLIDKLKDLTGTQLLAFQQSAHKAFEQGHLSADELSDTLTISLSSALKKVAVDAQVVNGEFTDMGVDIVNTFDAIVSNANASSAVIKTAFNAALNKVSTQADLNELSTSWENYAKSAKLSADELALGLLETKVKAQDLTGAYDLLGITSAEKLALTAERHKQAYEQIKIHSANTNDHKLAVLAWAEAEIEAATAQGRSVDQSVVQQAAILGVTLEIDKQNKALNEQGKQLDKNRDKYINRAAASKSIVDAAVEERNATKDTSEAVKEGGDIIVNVTNRTVDASVSMAGAFMAVADQADLTQLSIGGLADKIEELEGRIYQNRQVHSEWFSDMARDQIVLDQQSLKIARQTKTLRELEQAFGATENPTLAMINNTEHAIGSLNRLDSSQLSALHSQLDSARQKLESLKASAESALNSVQDEVDRIAGNEAAIEKRKYETKLASLNNQLRDAKLYQDTQSINSLKEAIRLTEQLYKQKLTAIKTENKNQTQAQNANISSPVSASQQTVVVKLELGSQSANIQTNEAGKDDLLRLLQQSKLTTI, from the coding sequence ATGAGTAATTTATCCTTATCCCTTAATATTGATACGCGCACCACTGGCAGTGAAAGCCTTAAAAAACTCTCTGGTTTGATTGATGAGCTAGGTGAAGAGGCACAGCACACCCACGGTGAGGCGAAGCAGTTAGGGGCGAGGATAAATGAACTTGAGCAACAAAAAGGGGCAATCGCCTCTTTTCGTTCGCTTAAAAAAGAGCTGGGTGAAACCACCGCTAGGCTTGAACAGGCAAAAGCGAAAGCCACGGCATTAGGCCGTGAAATGGGCGAAACTGATAAACCCACTAAAGCGCTTAGCAAATCATTTAACGATGCCAAGAAAAAACTCACTGCACTTAAAACCGCAGAACAGCAGCAAACCCAATCATTACAAGCGATGCGCGGACAGCTTGAGCAATCTGGTATTAAGACCAATCAGCTTAATAACGCCCAAAAGCAGTTAGCTATCCAGTTGCGCGCTACTGACCAGTGGGCAGAGATGTTAAGCAATGAGCTTGAACATCAAAAACGCACGCTTGATAAAACAGCCACTTCAACAGAAAAACTTACCACTAAAAATAAGAAAACTAACCAAAGTTTCAAAGAAGTGACCACGGGTGGTAAAGGCTTTAACGGTCAACTCAATAAAATTACCACAGGGTTGGTTGCTGCAGGTGCTGCCTATGTGGGTATTAATACCGTTACTGGTAGCATTAAAGACCTATTAGCAACGGGTGGTAAGTTTGAAAAATTAGATACACAGATGCGTGGCATCATGGGCAGTATTGAAGCGGGTGATAAAGCAACCGAGTGGGTGAAAGACTTTGCTAAAAATACGCCACTGCAATTAGATGGTGTGACTAAAGCATTCATTAAAGCCAAAGCCTACGGACTCGATCCGATGGATGGCACGCTCCAGGCATTAACCGATTCAGTCTCAAAATTAGGCGGAGGTCAAGAAGAGCTTGAAGGTGTTGTATTAGCCGTTGGCCAAGCATGGAGCAAACAAAAGCTACAAGCTGAAGAAGTTAACCAGCTCGTTGAGCGCGGCATCCCTGTTTGGTCATTACTTGAAACGGCGCTAGGAAAAACCACCGCTGAACTTCAAAAAATGAGCGAAAAAGGTCAAATCGGCCGTAAAGAGATGAAACTGCTGATTGATGAGATGGCAAAATCATCGGCTGGTAGTGCTAAAGCGATGATGACCACCTGGGACGGCATTGTCTCTAACTTGTATGACAACATTGATAAAGTTAAAAATACCATCGCTAAAGCGGGTCTGCTTGATACCTTCAAAGCGGAGCTGTCTGGCATTAGCACTGCGATTGATGAGATGGCCGCCGATGGTTCATTGCAAACCTATGCCAAAGAGATAAGCGATGCGATTGTAGGCACATTAAAAACCCTGAAAAATGGGCTAGTGACTGTTTATGAGTGGCGTGAGGAATTAGCCACGCTTGCAAAAGTGGTGTTAGGCATCAAATTAGCCTCTATGTTCGGTGGGTTCGTTAGTAGCGCAGCAACCGCGACGACTGCATTAGCTGGATACAGTGCAGGATTACTGGCAACTGCGAGTAGTGCTAAAGCATTTACCCTTTCAATTGGTGGTATCGGCCTTGCGATTGCGGCAGGACACTTTGCAATCACCGAAGTGACTAAATACCTCATTGATTATGACAAATCCATCAATGCGGCTAAAGAGTCACAAGCTCGTTTAGTTGAATCAAATAAAGAAGTAAAAGCCAAATTCGCAGAATTCAGTGAACAAGTTGGCATCACCATCAAAGATATCGATCAGCTTGACCAGTTGATTGAGCAGGGGGTGATTGCGTGGGATAACACTGCAAATGCTTACGTCAATGTAGCGAACGCAGCCAAAGCGAAAGCAGACGCGATTAGAAAAGCACGCCAAGAAGAAAAACAAGCAATCCTTGATGCTAGCCCAATGCTTGCGCAGATTGATGCGATTAGCACTGCTATCACCAATCAAGTTAGCGCAATAGAAACCGCCGCATCATCGAACAAATTAGGCGAATGGGCGGAACAATTTTTTATTCAGTTTAACCCTGCATCCATTGAGCAAGTAGCAACATTAACTGGCACGCTAGATGAGATAAACAGTCGTAGTGACCAGTTAGGTAATAAGTTACAAAGCCAATTAATTGATAAATTAAAGGATCTAACGGGTACGCAGTTACTTGCTTTTCAGCAATCAGCACATAAAGCCTTTGAGCAAGGCCATTTAAGTGCGGACGAACTAAGCGATACATTAACAATTAGTTTGTCTTCTGCACTGAAGAAAGTCGCTGTCGATGCTCAGGTGGTAAATGGTGAATTTACCGATATGGGCGTTGATATTGTCAATACCTTTGATGCGATTGTTAGTAACGCAAATGCTTCTTCTGCTGTTATTAAAACTGCCTTTAATGCGGCTTTAAATAAGGTTTCAACACAGGCCGATTTAAACGAATTAAGCACCTCATGGGAGAATTACGCAAAATCTGCCAAGTTGTCAGCCGATGAGTTAGCCCTTGGTTTATTAGAAACCAAAGTAAAAGCGCAGGATTTAACCGGCGCTTATGACTTACTGGGTATCACCTCCGCTGAAAAATTAGCCCTGACCGCGGAGCGTCATAAACAAGCTTACGAACAGATTAAAATCCATTCTGCTAATACGAACGATCATAAGTTAGCGGTGTTAGCCTGGGCGGAAGCTGAAATAGAAGCTGCAACAGCGCAAGGCAGAAGCGTTGACCAATCAGTAGTGCAACAAGCCGCTATTTTAGGCGTCACGCTTGAAATTGATAAGCAAAATAAAGCACTAAACGAACAAGGCAAGCAGCTCGATAAAAACAGGGACAAATATATAAACCGAGCTGCAGCCAGCAAAAGTATTGTTGATGCTGCCGTTGAAGAGCGTAATGCGACAAAGGATACCAGTGAAGCGGTAAAAGAAGGTGGTGACATTATTGTTAATGTTACCAACCGCACAGTTGATGCAAGCGTTTCAATGGCTGGCGCATTCATGGCGGTCGCTGACCAAGCCGACTTAACACAGCTGAGTATTGGCGGGTTAGCGGATAAAATAGAAGAGCTTGAGGGACGTATTTACCAGAATCGTCAAGTTCACAGTGAGTGGTTTAGTGATATGGCTCGCGATCAGATTGTGCTTGACCAGCAATCTCTGAAAATTGCACGCCAAACAAAAACACTACGTGAATTAGAGCAAGCGTTCGGGGCGACTGAAAACCCAACACTGGCAATGATTAATAATACTGAGCATGCAATTGGTAGCTTAAACCGTTTAGATTCAAGTCAGCTTTCTGCGCTTCATAGCCAGTTAGATAGCGCGCGTCAAAAACTAGAATCACTAAAAGCCAGTGCTGAGTCTGCATTAAATAGTGTTCAGGATGAAGTTGATCGGATTGCTGGTAATGAAGCAGCTATCGAAAAGCGTAAGTATGAAACTAAATTAGCTTCATTAAATAACCAGTTACGTGATGCAAAGCTATATCAAGATACACAATCGATTAATTCTTTAAAAGAAGCAATTCGTTTAACAGAACAGCTATACAAACAAAAGCTAACGGCAATTAAAACTGAAAATAAAAATCAAACTCAAGCACAAAACGCCAATATTTCATCACCTGTTTCAGCGTCACAGCAAACTGTGGTAGTAAAGTTAGAGCTTGGCTCTCAGTCAGCGAATATTCAAACCAATGAGGCGGGTAAAGATGATTTATTACGCTTGTTACAACAAAGTAAATTAACAACTATATAA
- a CDS encoding phage protein Gp36 family protein yields MYCSVNEMAKRFGQKELDKLARADDNSFDATQVEQAITDATDRIDGYLASRYTLPFISVPTVLNRLCADMSRYFLYDSNAPEQIKTRYDEAISFLKSVSTGQASLGLTDDNSTPESNDLAEIQSAGTLFGRADSKGFI; encoded by the coding sequence ATGTATTGCAGTGTGAACGAGATGGCTAAGCGGTTCGGCCAAAAAGAGCTAGACAAATTAGCGCGAGCTGATGATAACTCCTTTGATGCCACGCAGGTTGAGCAAGCCATTACGGATGCCACAGACCGTATCGACGGTTATTTAGCCTCTCGTTATACACTGCCGTTTATTAGCGTTCCCACCGTGCTGAACCGTTTGTGTGCGGATATGAGTCGTTACTTTCTCTATGACAGTAACGCGCCAGAGCAAATCAAAACACGTTACGACGAAGCGATTAGCTTTCTGAAAAGTGTTAGCACTGGACAAGCATCATTAGGACTTACCGATGATAACAGCACTCCCGAAAGTAATGATCTGGCGGAAATACAATCCGCAGGCACTTTGTTTGGGCGTGCTGACTCAAAAGGGTTTATCTGA
- a CDS encoding HI1506-related protein, which yields MANKSITVFNSSHSGYRRAGLVFNKGDNVIDDATDAQIHAITNDKRLVLQGADKADTATSADLVAGNNSLQQSVEGDGSGDALPPVVVPPESIAFLVAIMQWLQRAGTLELTGSGAPTTKCLENAIEDDVQISAAMRDEAWNWLKENPTYQAEQESPEVDVTEDEVTDVETPETEPATSETSESEGNA from the coding sequence ATGGCTAACAAAAGTATTACTGTTTTTAATTCTTCCCATTCTGGCTATCGTCGTGCTGGCCTCGTCTTTAACAAAGGCGATAACGTCATCGACGATGCAACGGATGCGCAAATACACGCGATCACAAATGATAAGCGCTTGGTATTACAAGGAGCCGATAAAGCAGACACCGCTACGTCAGCGGACTTGGTGGCAGGGAATAACAGCCTACAGCAAAGCGTAGAAGGTGATGGCTCAGGTGACGCATTACCACCTGTAGTTGTACCACCTGAAAGTATCGCGTTTCTTGTTGCGATCATGCAATGGTTACAACGTGCAGGCACGTTAGAGCTGACAGGCTCAGGCGCACCTACTACAAAGTGTTTAGAAAATGCGATTGAAGATGATGTGCAAATCAGTGCAGCAATGCGTGATGAAGCGTGGAATTGGTTAAAAGAAAATCCCACTTATCAGGCAGAGCAGGAATCACCAGAAGTTGACGTGACAGAAGACGAAGTAACAGACGTTGAAACGCCTGAAACTGAGCCTGCGACAAGTGAAACTTCAGAAAGCGAAGGTAACGCCTAA
- a CDS encoding Mu-like prophage major head subunit gpT family protein, giving the protein MALVTPALISALFTGFNREFQGGLTGVETQYTKIASVIKSSSKSNTYGWLGKFPSLAKWVGDRQIKSMQAHGYQIVNEDYESTVGVDKNDIEDDELGIYSPLFQEMGNAAAIHPDELVFGMLSAGFTTLCYDGQNFFDTDHPVNDAVDGSGADVSVANMIVDGAYVGAPWFILDTSRAIKPLIYQDRKAPSLVSMTKNDDEAVFMSREFRYGVDKRCAVGFGFWQMAFAMKKTLNGDSLWEAIEAMRAIKGDGGKKLGIKPTILVVPTSLEKVATRLLERELDANSSNELKGRIELLVADYL; this is encoded by the coding sequence ATGGCGTTAGTAACTCCTGCATTAATTTCAGCCCTGTTCACAGGCTTTAATCGTGAATTCCAAGGTGGCTTAACGGGTGTAGAAACGCAATACACTAAAATCGCCTCTGTTATTAAATCAAGCAGTAAAAGCAATACCTACGGCTGGTTGGGTAAATTTCCATCATTGGCTAAATGGGTCGGCGACCGTCAAATCAAGTCGATGCAAGCACACGGCTACCAAATCGTGAACGAAGATTACGAGTCAACGGTCGGTGTTGATAAGAACGATATCGAAGATGATGAGCTAGGTATCTATTCGCCACTCTTCCAAGAGATGGGTAATGCCGCCGCGATTCATCCTGATGAGTTAGTGTTTGGCATGTTGAGCGCCGGTTTCACGACCCTGTGTTATGACGGACAAAACTTCTTTGATACCGATCACCCCGTGAATGATGCCGTTGATGGCAGTGGTGCGGATGTGTCTGTGGCGAACATGATTGTCGATGGCGCTTATGTCGGTGCACCTTGGTTTATTTTGGATACCTCTCGCGCTATTAAACCACTGATTTATCAAGATCGTAAAGCACCGTCATTAGTCTCAATGACCAAGAATGACGATGAAGCGGTGTTTATGTCGCGTGAGTTCCGCTACGGCGTGGATAAACGTTGTGCGGTGGGCTTTGGTTTCTGGCAAATGGCCTTTGCGATGAAGAAAACACTGAACGGTGATTCTTTATGGGAAGCGATTGAAGCAATGCGCGCTATTAAAGGCGATGGTGGTAAAAAACTGGGTATTAAACCAACGATTCTAGTGGTCCCAACCTCACTTGAAAAAGTGGCTACGCGTTTGCTTGAGCGTGAATTAGATGCAAATAGCTCTAATGAACTCAAAGGTCGAATTGAGTTACTGGTGGCTGATTACCTTTAA
- a CDS encoding phage protease, translated as MKKLNSTNIAALVAEILDVNDGWHQLLPAGFFKAVDGRPHDVATGQWYLDAQVFEQMKARTPHQASDLVIDYEHQTLNAKSNGNPAPASGYFNLTELEFREGEGLFVKPRFTDKALAFIKNKEYRYLSCVFAYDTETGKPTYLHSAALTNRPGVDGMAPLAELSAQLLINSPQHKEATMNKLLIDMLAKLGIDLPDANNVTPEQATAALSALDNLQTDAAKVEGLKTQLVALTAESTGVDLTKFVPVETYNALNTEFAALSANSGKAQVEGLVKQAFDEGKIRKSEMGYLTDLGNQHGIAALTASLDVRVPIAALNATQTDGKAPTDKVAGLAQLSAEDVIAADLLGISHADFAQSKGEK; from the coding sequence ATGAAAAAATTAAATAGCACAAACATCGCGGCACTGGTTGCTGAAATTCTCGACGTAAATGATGGTTGGCATCAACTGCTACCTGCTGGCTTTTTTAAAGCGGTTGATGGTCGCCCTCATGATGTTGCCACTGGTCAATGGTATTTAGATGCGCAGGTTTTCGAGCAGATGAAAGCGCGCACACCGCACCAAGCTTCTGATTTGGTTATCGACTACGAACACCAGACCTTGAATGCTAAAAGCAATGGCAACCCAGCCCCTGCATCGGGATACTTCAATTTAACTGAGCTTGAATTTCGTGAAGGTGAAGGTCTATTTGTGAAGCCTCGCTTTACTGACAAAGCCCTCGCATTCATCAAAAACAAAGAATACCGCTATCTCTCTTGTGTTTTTGCATACGACACAGAGACCGGCAAACCCACTTACCTTCACAGCGCGGCATTGACTAATCGTCCTGGTGTGGATGGCATGGCCCCCCTTGCTGAACTCTCAGCACAACTTTTAATTAATTCACCTCAACACAAGGAAGCAACAATGAACAAACTGCTCATTGATATGCTCGCAAAACTGGGTATTGACCTGCCCGATGCGAACAATGTCACCCCCGAACAAGCCACGGCAGCGCTCTCTGCTCTGGATAATTTACAAACTGATGCCGCTAAGGTCGAGGGCTTAAAGACACAACTTGTTGCGTTAACGGCAGAAAGTACGGGCGTTGATTTAACAAAGTTTGTGCCCGTTGAAACCTATAACGCCTTGAACACTGAATTTGCAGCACTCAGTGCAAACAGCGGTAAAGCGCAGGTTGAAGGCTTAGTAAAGCAAGCTTTTGATGAAGGCAAAATTCGTAAAAGTGAAATGGGTTATTTAACCGATTTAGGCAATCAACACGGTATTGCTGCGCTAACGGCCTCACTCGATGTACGTGTACCGATTGCAGCACTCAATGCAACACAAACCGATGGCAAAGCCCCAACAGATAAAGTTGCTGGTCTTGCTCAACTCTCAGCAGAAGATGTTATTGCAGCCGATTTATTAGGCATTAGCCATGCAGACTTTGCTCAATCAAAAGGTGAAAAATAA
- a CDS encoding phage virion morphogenesis protein, which translates to MAGAFLSVDLVGQQSIADTLQQLANRTNNLTPALSEVGEYLKEIHAQRFKDQVAPDGTPWQAVRAETLKNKKRPDRILREEGTLADLLTYQIGDQQLSFGTNMVYGATHQFGREDANIVAREWLGLNSEQEQSVLDILVGYIQTA; encoded by the coding sequence ATGGCAGGCGCATTCCTCTCAGTTGATTTAGTCGGTCAACAATCGATTGCTGATACATTGCAACAACTCGCCAACCGCACCAACAACCTCACCCCTGCACTCAGTGAAGTGGGTGAATACCTTAAAGAGATTCACGCGCAACGCTTCAAAGACCAAGTAGCTCCCGATGGCACACCTTGGCAAGCGGTGAGAGCTGAAACCTTAAAAAACAAAAAACGACCCGATCGTATATTACGTGAAGAGGGAACGCTTGCCGATTTGCTGACTTACCAGATTGGCGATCAACAACTCAGCTTTGGTACTAATATGGTTTATGGTGCGACACACCAATTTGGTCGAGAAGATGCCAATATCGTTGCGCGTGAATGGTTGGGGTTGAATAGTGAACAGGAGCAATCTGTACTCGATATCTTGGTGGGTTATATTCAAACGGCTTAA
- a CDS encoding phage minor head protein: MSSARYGSLPFKEQIDFFRAKLNISTEAWDDIWGNAHNSAFMVAGAMENDLLNSFRKAVDIAISEGKGIGWFKSEFNEIVKKNGWQHTGNKDWRARIIYNTNLRQSYNAGRWAQLQQFEFWQYQHGDSFNPRIQHKAWHGLTLPRDDSFWQTHFPSNGWGCKCKVSGKRKGTDDKAPDIELVDYIDKKTGEVIKVPKGIDPSFDYAPHASEQLTRQKQKLIDSAVPYQTPERIVPTAFSSVEKVDIHRLNDVLDKLMLTDAAPQIQLLSAFIKKNNRKTLFIKESEMTLNAQAALIANDVAKYLDVEPMDALKLFTVRRANKPLGFTRADFQHIVINTFLNADLKKVNTQAILDDVKLIIQQGIMKKGRHHFDDGDERWYAFAEAGGDLYDNEAVFLTWLHEMGHQVHYKLGVPERPTDLYLTRYANKDSKEWFAEHFTAYVLDRNELNNHWPDIVAWFDNMMEKLNE, from the coding sequence ATGAGTAGCGCCCGTTATGGCTCGTTACCCTTTAAAGAGCAGATAGACTTCTTTCGGGCCAAGCTCAATATCAGCACAGAAGCGTGGGACGATATTTGGGGCAACGCCCATAACAGCGCATTTATGGTGGCTGGCGCAATGGAAAACGATCTGCTTAATAGTTTTCGTAAAGCGGTGGATATTGCCATTAGTGAAGGCAAAGGCATTGGCTGGTTTAAGTCTGAGTTTAACGAAATCGTAAAGAAGAACGGTTGGCAACATACGGGTAATAAAGATTGGCGTGCGCGTATCATTTACAATACCAACCTACGCCAAAGCTACAACGCAGGCCGATGGGCACAGTTGCAACAGTTTGAATTTTGGCAGTACCAACATGGCGATAGCTTTAATCCACGTATTCAGCACAAAGCGTGGCATGGTCTGACCCTGCCCAGAGATGATTCTTTTTGGCAAACGCATTTCCCATCAAATGGTTGGGGGTGTAAATGTAAAGTGTCTGGTAAACGCAAAGGCACAGATGACAAAGCACCTGATATTGAACTGGTTGATTACATCGACAAGAAAACGGGCGAAGTGATTAAAGTGCCCAAAGGGATTGATCCAAGTTTTGACTATGCGCCTCATGCAAGCGAACAATTAACGCGTCAAAAACAAAAGCTGATCGATTCTGCCGTACCTTATCAAACACCAGAGCGGATTGTGCCCACGGCATTTAGTAGTGTTGAAAAGGTGGATATTCATCGTTTAAATGATGTGTTAGATAAATTAATGTTAACGGATGCAGCCCCTCAAATTCAGCTGTTAAGTGCATTTATTAAAAAGAATAATCGCAAAACGCTATTTATTAAAGAGTCTGAAATGACGTTGAATGCACAGGCGGCTTTGATTGCTAATGACGTTGCTAAGTACCTTGATGTTGAACCTATGGATGCTTTAAAACTGTTTACTGTGAGAAGAGCAAATAAACCATTAGGCTTTACCCGTGCTGATTTTCAGCATATTGTGATCAACACTTTTTTAAACGCAGATCTTAAAAAGGTGAATACACAAGCTATACTTGATGATGTTAAGCTGATTATTCAGCAAGGTATTATGAAAAAAGGTCGTCACCATTTTGATGATGGAGATGAACGTTGGTATGCTTTTGCAGAGGCTGGCGGTGACCTCTATGACAATGAGGCTGTTTTTCTTACTTGGCTACATGAGATGGGGCATCAAGTGCATTACAAGTTAGGCGTTCCTGAGCGCCCAACTGATTTATACTTAACACGCTACGCCAACAAAGACAGCAAAGAGTGGTTTGCAGAGCATTTTACTGCTTACGTCTTAGATCGTAATGAGTTAAACAATCACTGGCCTGATATCGTGGCATGGTTTGATAATATGATGGAAAAATTAAATGAATAA
- a CDS encoding DUF935 domain-containing protein, whose product MLIDIHGNPIKSTKQLEQQQSDESQLAHLHQHIDEHPTSGLTPTRLATILKEAESGHLISQMELAEDILEKDAHVYCEVEKRRKALLCVEWDITPPRDATPAEIEDAQMIKQSLDDSMLMDDAILDMADGIFKGFSCLEIKWRKDNNQWVIDDLLFRPQSWFQLNPENREQIMLRDNSLLGAALQPFGWVVHQHKAKSGYLGRAGLVRQIAWPFLFKNLSVRDLAEFLEIYGLPLRLGKYPSGASKEEKATLLRAVMSIGHNAGGIIPKGMELDFHSAAVGGAEPFEAMISWCEKSQSKAIIGGTLTSQADGKSSTNALGNVHNEVRLEFRNSDLKQIAATITRDIVYPLYVMNGSTYQSERRLPRFEFNLVEPDDMKSVADSLPALVGLGARIPVNWLHDRLQIPIADKDEAILGTPTVEPAKPKQAELVALSAKATLHKIKQLSDEHDAPSQFAKQLGAQMSDNLDAMNQAIYQLVEQANSLDELQTLLADTHLSLDDVTELMAQAMATSELAGRADVANEAESEANE is encoded by the coding sequence ATGCTAATAGATATTCACGGTAACCCGATTAAATCGACCAAACAGCTTGAGCAGCAACAAAGCGATGAATCACAGCTTGCACACTTGCATCAACATATTGATGAGCACCCAACCAGTGGGCTAACACCTACGCGACTGGCGACCATTCTAAAAGAAGCGGAGAGCGGTCATTTAATCTCACAAATGGAACTCGCTGAAGACATTCTTGAAAAAGATGCGCATGTGTACTGTGAAGTTGAAAAACGTCGCAAAGCTTTGTTATGTGTTGAATGGGATATCACCCCACCACGCGATGCAACGCCTGCTGAAATTGAAGATGCGCAGATGATTAAGCAGTCGCTAGATGACTCGATGCTGATGGATGATGCCATTTTAGACATGGCAGATGGTATCTTTAAAGGGTTTTCATGCCTTGAAATTAAATGGCGTAAAGACAATAACCAATGGGTAATTGACGATTTGCTGTTTCGCCCACAGTCTTGGTTTCAGCTAAACCCTGAAAACCGTGAGCAAATCATGCTTCGAGATAACTCGCTATTGGGTGCTGCATTACAACCGTTCGGTTGGGTGGTGCATCAACATAAAGCAAAATCAGGCTACTTAGGGCGTGCGGGTTTAGTGCGTCAAATCGCATGGCCGTTTCTGTTTAAAAACTTATCGGTGCGTGACTTAGCGGAGTTTTTAGAGATTTATGGCTTGCCACTGCGATTAGGTAAGTACCCAAGTGGAGCAAGTAAAGAAGAAAAAGCCACGTTGTTACGCGCAGTGATGAGTATCGGGCATAACGCGGGTGGCATTATTCCCAAAGGCATGGAGCTGGACTTTCACAGTGCTGCCGTGGGTGGTGCTGAGCCCTTTGAAGCGATGATAAGCTGGTGTGAGAAGTCACAATCTAAAGCGATCATTGGTGGAACGCTGACCTCACAGGCCGATGGGAAATCATCAACCAATGCATTAGGTAACGTACATAACGAAGTGCGCTTAGAGTTTCGTAACTCCGACTTAAAGCAGATAGCCGCCACTATTACCCGTGACATTGTTTACCCGTTATACGTAATGAATGGCTCAACGTATCAATCAGAGCGCCGATTACCACGCTTTGAATTCAATCTGGTTGAGCCTGATGATATGAAAAGTGTCGCTGACTCATTACCTGCATTGGTTGGCTTAGGCGCACGTATTCCCGTAAATTGGTTACACGATAGATTACAAATTCCGATTGCCGATAAAGACGAGGCGATATTAGGCACGCCAACTGTCGAGCCGGCTAAACCAAAACAAGCAGAGTTAGTGGCATTAAGTGCCAAGGCAACCCTTCACAAAATTAAACAACTCAGTGATGAGCACGATGCCCCTAGTCAGTTCGCTAAACAATTAGGCGCACAGATGAGTGATAACCTAGACGCGATGAACCAAGCGATTTACCAGCTTGTTGAGCAAGCCAATAGCTTAGATGAGTTACAAACCTTATTGGCAGATACCCATTTATCACTGGATGATGTCACGGAGTTGATGGCGCAAGCGATGGCAACCAGTGAATTAGCGGGTCGTGCTGATGTAGCAAATGAAGCAGAGAGCGAAGCCAATGAGTAG